The Phoenix dactylifera cultivar Barhee BC4 chromosome 9, palm_55x_up_171113_PBpolish2nd_filt_p, whole genome shotgun sequence genome window below encodes:
- the LOC103709674 gene encoding probable inactive receptor kinase At4g23740 isoform X1, whose protein sequence is MEEAKLVVSATAILLVCSAAIVSRGAAEPVEDKQALLDFISRVPPRRALNWSPYTSVCDNWRGVACSGDRARVVAVRLPGVGFNGQIPRDTLGRLTALQVLSLRCNGLFGPIPADFANLAALTGLHLQLNRFSGPLPSDLSAWKNLTVLDLSFNAFNGSIPASLSNLTQLSSLNLSNNSFSGEIPDLQLPNLQLLNLSNNHLNGSIPKSLQTFPNSSFSGNHLSPISASTPPPLPLRSPSPSPAPPLPRTKAVHRLGESTILAIIIGGCAVIFAVMALFLFLCRSNRDADGVVSGKGSKGFRSPEKAMAGNQDEINRLVFFEGCTFAFDLEDLLRASAEVLGKGTFGTAYKAVLEDATTVVVKRLKEVGFGKKEFEQQMEVVGSIKHENVVDLRAYYYSKDEKLVVYDYFSHGSVASLLHGKRGEDRTPLDWETRLKIAIGAARGIARIHTENNGKLVHGNIKSSNVFLNSQQYGCVSDLGLTSLMNPMIPPVSRTAGYRAPEVVDLRKATQASDVYSFGVLVLELLTGKSPIQIKGGGDEVVHLVRWVHSVVREEWTAEVFDVELMRYPNIEEEMVEMLQIAMTCAARMPDQRPRMTEVVRMLEDVRRFDTGNRPSSEASTPPKVQAVAETLANPQ, encoded by the exons ATGGAGGAAGCTAAGCTGGTGGTTTCAGCGACAGCGATTCTATTGGTCTGCTCGGCGGCGATTGTTTCGCGAGGAGCCGCCGAACCGGTGGAGGACAAGCAGGCACTGCTGGATTTCATCTCGCGGGTTCCTCCCCGGCGCGCCCTCAACTGGAGCCCCTACACCTCGGTCTGCGACAACTGGCGGGGCGTCGCGTGCAGCGGCGACCGCGCCCGCGTGGTGGCCGTCCGATTGCCCGGGGTCGGCTTCAACGGCCAGATCCCGCGCGACACCCTCGGCCGCCTCACGGCGCTCCAGGTCCTGAGCCTCCGCTGCAACGGCCTCTTCGGCCCCATCCCCGCAGACTTCGCCAACCTCGCCGCCCTCACCGGTCTCCACCTCCAGCTCAACAGATTCTCCGGCCCCCTGCCGTCGGACCTCTCCGCCTGGAAGAATCTGACGGTCCTCGATCTCTCCTTCAACGCCTTCAACGGCTCCATCCCGGCGTCCCTCTCCAACCTCACCCAGCTTTCCTCCTTGAACCTCTCCAACAACTCCTTCTCCGGCGAGATCCCCGATCTCCAACTCCCGAATCTCCAGCTCTTGAATCTCTCCAACAACCACCTCAATGGAAGCATCCCTAAATCTCTCCAGACATTCCCGAATTCCTCTTTCTCCGGCAACCATCTCTCCCCGATTTCTGCCTCGACCCCGCCGCCGTTGCCCCTTCGCtccccttccccttcccctGCGCCGCCGCTTCCGAGAACGAAAGCTGTCCACAGGCTCGGCGAGTCGACGATTCTTGCAATTATCATCGGCGGCTGTGCTGTAATTTTTGCGGTGATGGCGTTGTTTCTCTTCCTCTGTCGCTCGAACAGGGATGCTGATGGCGTGGTCTCCGGGAAGGGATCCAAAGGGTTTCGGTCGCCGGAGAAGGCCATGGCCGGAAACCAGGACGAGATCAACCGGCTGGTGTTCTTTGAGGGGTGCACGTTTGCTTTCGACCTGGAGGATCTGCTGAGGGCTTCGGCGGAGGTGTTGGGGAAGGGGACGTTCGGGACGGCGTACAAGGCGGTTTTGGAGGACGCGACGACGGTGGTGGTGAAGAGGCTGAAGGAGGTCGGGTTCGGGAAGAAGGAGTTCGAGCAGCAGATGGAGGTGGTCGGGAGCATCAAGCACGAGAACGTGGTGGACCTGCGGGCGTATTACTATTCCAAGGATGAGAAGCTCGTGGTGTATGATTACTTCAGCCACGGCAGTGTGGCTTCTTTGTTACATG GAAAAAGAGGGGAAGACAGGACACCTCTAGATTGGGAAACTAGATTAAAGATAGCCATTGGTGCCGCAAGAGGAATTGCACGCATCCACACTGAGAACAACGGCAAACTTGTTCATGGGAACATAAAATCATCCAACGTCTTCCTCAACAGCCAGCAATATGGCTGTGTCTCTGACCTTGGGCTGACGTCCTTGATGAACCCAATGATTCCTCCTGTGTCCCGGACTGCAGGATATCGTGCACCAGAGGTGGTCGACCTGCGAAAAGCGACACAAGCTTCAGATGTTTACAGTTTTGGTGTGCTCGTGCTGGAACTTCTCACAGGGAAGTCCCCCATCCAAATAAAAGGTGGGGGTGATGAGGTGGTCCACCTAGTACGGTGGGTTCATTCCGTGGTCCGTGAGGAGTGGACTGCAGAAGTGTTTGATGTGGAGCTGATGAGGTATCCAAATATAGAGGAGGAGATGGTGGAGATGCTTCAGATTGCAATGACTTGTGCTGCTCGGATGCCGGATCAAAGGCCCAGGATGACAGAGGTAGTCAGGATGCTTGAGGATGTCAGAAGGTTCGATACTGGGAACCGGCCCTCATCAGAGGCCTCAACACCGCCAAAGGTACAGGCTGTAGCAGAAACTCTGGCCAACCCACAGTGA
- the LOC103709674 gene encoding probable inactive receptor kinase At4g23740 isoform X2, translated as MEEAKLVVSATAILLVCSAAIVSRGAAEPVEDKQALLDFISRVPPRRALNWSPYTSVCDNWRGVACSGDRARVVAVRLPGVGFNGQIPRDTLGRLTALQVLSLRCNGLFGPIPADFANLAALTGLHLQLNRFSGPLPSDLSAWKNLTVLDLSFNAFNGSIPASLSNLTQLSSLNLSNNSFSGEIPDLQLPNLQLLNLSNNHLNGSIPKSLQTFPNSSFSGNHLSPISASTPPPLPLRSPSPSPAPPLPRTKAVHRLGESTILAIIIGGCAVIFAVMALFLFLCRSNRDADGVVSGKGSKGFRSPEKAMAGNQDEINRLVFFEGCTFAFDLEDLLRASAEVLGKGTFGTAYKAVLEDATTVVVKRLKEVGFGKKEFEQQMEVVGSIKHENVVDLRAYYYSKDEKLVVYDYFSHGSVASLLHGKRGEDRTPLDWETRLKIAIGAARGIARIHTENNGKLVHGNIKSSNVFLNSQQYGCVSDLGLTSLMNPMIPPVSRTAGYRAPEVVDLRKATQASDVYSFGVLVLELLTGKSPIQIKGGGDEVVHLVRWVHSVVREEWTAEVFDVELMRYPNIEEEMVEMLQIAMTCAARMPDQRPRMTEVVRMLEDVRRFDTGNRPSSEASTPPKD; from the exons ATGGAGGAAGCTAAGCTGGTGGTTTCAGCGACAGCGATTCTATTGGTCTGCTCGGCGGCGATTGTTTCGCGAGGAGCCGCCGAACCGGTGGAGGACAAGCAGGCACTGCTGGATTTCATCTCGCGGGTTCCTCCCCGGCGCGCCCTCAACTGGAGCCCCTACACCTCGGTCTGCGACAACTGGCGGGGCGTCGCGTGCAGCGGCGACCGCGCCCGCGTGGTGGCCGTCCGATTGCCCGGGGTCGGCTTCAACGGCCAGATCCCGCGCGACACCCTCGGCCGCCTCACGGCGCTCCAGGTCCTGAGCCTCCGCTGCAACGGCCTCTTCGGCCCCATCCCCGCAGACTTCGCCAACCTCGCCGCCCTCACCGGTCTCCACCTCCAGCTCAACAGATTCTCCGGCCCCCTGCCGTCGGACCTCTCCGCCTGGAAGAATCTGACGGTCCTCGATCTCTCCTTCAACGCCTTCAACGGCTCCATCCCGGCGTCCCTCTCCAACCTCACCCAGCTTTCCTCCTTGAACCTCTCCAACAACTCCTTCTCCGGCGAGATCCCCGATCTCCAACTCCCGAATCTCCAGCTCTTGAATCTCTCCAACAACCACCTCAATGGAAGCATCCCTAAATCTCTCCAGACATTCCCGAATTCCTCTTTCTCCGGCAACCATCTCTCCCCGATTTCTGCCTCGACCCCGCCGCCGTTGCCCCTTCGCtccccttccccttcccctGCGCCGCCGCTTCCGAGAACGAAAGCTGTCCACAGGCTCGGCGAGTCGACGATTCTTGCAATTATCATCGGCGGCTGTGCTGTAATTTTTGCGGTGATGGCGTTGTTTCTCTTCCTCTGTCGCTCGAACAGGGATGCTGATGGCGTGGTCTCCGGGAAGGGATCCAAAGGGTTTCGGTCGCCGGAGAAGGCCATGGCCGGAAACCAGGACGAGATCAACCGGCTGGTGTTCTTTGAGGGGTGCACGTTTGCTTTCGACCTGGAGGATCTGCTGAGGGCTTCGGCGGAGGTGTTGGGGAAGGGGACGTTCGGGACGGCGTACAAGGCGGTTTTGGAGGACGCGACGACGGTGGTGGTGAAGAGGCTGAAGGAGGTCGGGTTCGGGAAGAAGGAGTTCGAGCAGCAGATGGAGGTGGTCGGGAGCATCAAGCACGAGAACGTGGTGGACCTGCGGGCGTATTACTATTCCAAGGATGAGAAGCTCGTGGTGTATGATTACTTCAGCCACGGCAGTGTGGCTTCTTTGTTACATG GAAAAAGAGGGGAAGACAGGACACCTCTAGATTGGGAAACTAGATTAAAGATAGCCATTGGTGCCGCAAGAGGAATTGCACGCATCCACACTGAGAACAACGGCAAACTTGTTCATGGGAACATAAAATCATCCAACGTCTTCCTCAACAGCCAGCAATATGGCTGTGTCTCTGACCTTGGGCTGACGTCCTTGATGAACCCAATGATTCCTCCTGTGTCCCGGACTGCAGGATATCGTGCACCAGAGGTGGTCGACCTGCGAAAAGCGACACAAGCTTCAGATGTTTACAGTTTTGGTGTGCTCGTGCTGGAACTTCTCACAGGGAAGTCCCCCATCCAAATAAAAGGTGGGGGTGATGAGGTGGTCCACCTAGTACGGTGGGTTCATTCCGTGGTCCGTGAGGAGTGGACTGCAGAAGTGTTTGATGTGGAGCTGATGAGGTATCCAAATATAGAGGAGGAGATGGTGGAGATGCTTCAGATTGCAATGACTTGTGCTGCTCGGATGCCGGATCAAAGGCCCAGGATGACAGAGGTAGTCAGGATGCTTGAGGATGTCAGAAGGTTCGATACTGGGAACCGGCCCTCATCAGAGGCCTCAACACCGCCAAAG GATTAA
- the LOC103709454 gene encoding uncharacterized protein LOC103709454 isoform X1, producing the protein MAEGPAANPVLQKPPGYRAEGPAAKPVLQKPPGYRAEGTAAKPVLQKPPGYRDPAAPPVSASKPPPRRSQLPPTFRHPGKAPRRRRFSCCCLCCWLLAAVLALAFLLAVAGGIAYLWFQPRLPSYRVQSVQASRFLVAARSDGTFVDATTAVRILASNPNGKIGLAYGNGVGRVTVADNDGDVEVGTAAIAGFEQGKKNATVVRFSASAKGVMVDDAVASRLEARFRSKEIRFAVEVRTRLGFRVVGKTTGKLPIRVLCKPVSLKQVERGQTPPECRINLFRWINLH; encoded by the exons ATGGCGGAAGGGCCGGCGGCGAATCCGGTGCTCCAGAAGCCGCCAGGCTACCGGGCGGAAGGGCCGGCGGCGAAACCGGTGCTCCAGAAGCCGCCAGGCTACCGGGCGGAAGGGACGGCGGCGAAACCGGTGCTCCAGAAGCCGCCAGGCTACCGGGACCCCGCGGCGCCGCCGGTATCGGCCTCGAAGCCCCCGCCACGGCGGTCGCAGCTGCCCCCGACCTTCCGGCACCCCGGGAAGGCCCCCCGCCGCCGGcggttctcctgctgctgccTTTGTTGCTGGCTCCTCGCCGCCGTCCTCGCCCTTGCGTTCCTCCTCGCCGTCGCCGGCGGCATCGCCTACCTCTGGTTCCAGCCCCGCCTACCCTCCTACCGCGTCCAGTCCGTCCAGGCCTCGCGGTTCCTCGTCGCCGCCAGATCCGACGGCACCTTCGTAGACGCCACCACCGCCGTCCGGATCCTCGCCTCGAACCCTAACGGCAAGATCGGGCTCGCGTACGGCAACGGGGTGGGGCGGGTGACTGTGGCGGACAACGACGGCGATGTGGAGGTGGGGACGGCGGCGATCGCAGGGTTCGAGCAGGGGAAGAAGAACGCAACGGTGGTCAGGTTCTCCGCAAGCGCGAAGGGGGTGATGGTGGACGACGCGGTAGCGTCCAGGCTGGAGGCCCGCTTCCGGAGCAAGGAGATCCGGTTCGCTGTCGAGGTCCGGACGAGGCTAGGGTTCCGGGTAGTCGGTAAGACTACCGGGAAGTTGCCAATCCGGGTTCTGTGCAAGCCGGTGAGTTTAAAACAAGTTGAGCGAGGCCAGACACCGCCTGAGTGCCGCATCAACCTGTTCAGATG GATTAATCTACATTGA
- the LOC103709454 gene encoding uncharacterized protein LOC103709454 isoform X2 has translation MAEGPAAKPVLQKPPGYRAEGTAAKPVLQKPPGYRDPAAPPVSASKPPPRRSQLPPTFRHPGKAPRRRRFSCCCLCCWLLAAVLALAFLLAVAGGIAYLWFQPRLPSYRVQSVQASRFLVAARSDGTFVDATTAVRILASNPNGKIGLAYGNGVGRVTVADNDGDVEVGTAAIAGFEQGKKNATVVRFSASAKGVMVDDAVASRLEARFRSKEIRFAVEVRTRLGFRVVGKTTGKLPIRVLCKPVSLKQVERGQTPPECRINLFRWINLH, from the exons ATGGCGGAAG GGCCGGCGGCGAAACCGGTGCTCCAGAAGCCGCCAGGCTACCGGGCGGAAGGGACGGCGGCGAAACCGGTGCTCCAGAAGCCGCCAGGCTACCGGGACCCCGCGGCGCCGCCGGTATCGGCCTCGAAGCCCCCGCCACGGCGGTCGCAGCTGCCCCCGACCTTCCGGCACCCCGGGAAGGCCCCCCGCCGCCGGcggttctcctgctgctgccTTTGTTGCTGGCTCCTCGCCGCCGTCCTCGCCCTTGCGTTCCTCCTCGCCGTCGCCGGCGGCATCGCCTACCTCTGGTTCCAGCCCCGCCTACCCTCCTACCGCGTCCAGTCCGTCCAGGCCTCGCGGTTCCTCGTCGCCGCCAGATCCGACGGCACCTTCGTAGACGCCACCACCGCCGTCCGGATCCTCGCCTCGAACCCTAACGGCAAGATCGGGCTCGCGTACGGCAACGGGGTGGGGCGGGTGACTGTGGCGGACAACGACGGCGATGTGGAGGTGGGGACGGCGGCGATCGCAGGGTTCGAGCAGGGGAAGAAGAACGCAACGGTGGTCAGGTTCTCCGCAAGCGCGAAGGGGGTGATGGTGGACGACGCGGTAGCGTCCAGGCTGGAGGCCCGCTTCCGGAGCAAGGAGATCCGGTTCGCTGTCGAGGTCCGGACGAGGCTAGGGTTCCGGGTAGTCGGTAAGACTACCGGGAAGTTGCCAATCCGGGTTCTGTGCAAGCCGGTGAGTTTAAAACAAGTTGAGCGAGGCCAGACACCGCCTGAGTGCCGCATCAACCTGTTCAGATG GATTAATCTACATTGA